GTATTAATTCGATTAGAACAATTAGATGTACAAGTAAGCATGTGAGTTATTCATCCGATGTTTCCTTGAAATATTAATGTTGGTTACCATTATCGTGGAATATCGGTGAACCGAGGAACATCGAATTCAAATAGTAAAAACTTTTGAAATGAAACACAGCCTTCCATGTAATATTAAACTCCCAAACATACTCTCTTGTTGTCGATGATTTCGACAATAGTGGCCAACTTGCCAGCGGATGGGCCCTTCTTGATCAAAACAACACGACCAACTTCAACCAATCTCCAGTTGGATGCCTTAACAATAGTTTCGGTGGACATTTTTATCTTGCTTTGCTACCTATATTGGTTAATGTATTGAATATGCCCTGTCCTTTGAGTATCGTTTTGAAGTTCACGACGATCACAGCTGGTGAGTTGCTGGGTAATGCGTAAAACTCGTGCGTTCCTGTCAGGTGGATTTAAGCTCTCATTAGAAAAGTTCTACAATTATGTATGCGGTTATGTATGTGGTGTATGGGCTGTTGTATCTCATGGTGTACTAGTGTATTTGGAACAGTCACATGAAATTCATAGGTATGAGAATATAAAAGAAGCGTGAAGTTGCAAAAACCTTCAACGAACTATACACACCACTCTTATCCCGTATCTACTTTACTACAGAATACAATCGCTTGTAGCTGCTGTTAAGGATAACAGCGGTCAATGTTAACTGCGAATCAATCCGATTAATATTCAGATAGTTTTTTTATGAACATGATGATATAATTTGCGATCTAGGACAAGATTTCTCGGAACACCGCCATGTTCCCTTGTGAGTGTCTTGTGGCATGCGATCATTATTTATCCTGATACGATATACTATCTAATTTTATCAATTCGGATTGAGGAAGCTGGGAACAGCGACTTAGTAATGTTATATATGAAGATTGCACTGTGATGATAAAGTTTGCCTAAATTTGATTATTAAAGGAAAATTATAACAACAAAACACCAAGATCTACTCTGAGTGCATACTTCCGTATTTTTAATCTTCAAACACTAGTCTTGCCACTTGGGAGGACATAAAACTAAATTTGTCCGGGTTACAGAATTGTAGCCATAGCtaaaaaatattattataGGGATAAACGAGTAGTAACGTGGTAAGTAACTCATGATAAACGCAAGTTAGTAACAACTATAAAGAAGTATTTTCACTAGTAAACTCCCATTCTGCAATATGTCGGATGGACGGTATTCACAGGTAGAGAATAGTGTATGTCAAATTTCCCTTTCGCTGTAACCAATGATTCTCTACTAACAATATTGGAGCAAGAATAATAAACGACTTGATGAGTTGGTTGGTAAACTCTCAACCTTTAGGAATATAAATATGGATATCGGACGTCAGGCGGAGTCTGATCTTTCACTGGTGGATTCGATGCATAACTCCGTGGGGGCTCTTTTTACCAATATCAAAAATTCATCAATGAGATTAACTAGGTCTATTTCAGCGGGGAATAATATATGGAAGGCAGTGGGGTTGTCGTTGTTGTTCTTCTTTATAATTTACAACATATTTAAACTGTTTTAATGATATAATACCGTCACTACAATTAGCACTGCAGTTTCCCTTAATCGCTGCCCTTAGTAGCATCTTTTCCTAGCCTATAGTTGCCAATGGCTTTCCCCCAGTTGATTTTAGACCTTGTGACAGGAAGTCGTCTCCTTAGCTTGCTGAATTGAGTTTCATTTAACTTTCTAAAGCCAACATTCAACTTGGTATCGAAGGTCGTTTCAATTCTCTTGATGGATGTTACGATATCCTTTACGGCCTCCTCATTAATGGATTCGGAGAATTTAAACTTAACGTTTCCATTTTCATAATAATGCGCAGAAACATCAATTTTGCCTTTCAATTCCTTGCTACGTGGATTATAAATATATTCTGATTTCCAATAACCACTCCAAAAGTTAGCCGGGCTGAACTTCATGCTGACTATAATAATAGCTAAATTATCTTCTTCGCCTGTAGACAAAACTGAACAAGCGCTTTCTGCTGGAAATGTACTCTTTAGGTACTGTTGAATATCTTCAAATACCTTCATTTGTTCCTCAGGAACATCTACATCATATGGTTCTATATCCATCGCATTTCCTTCCACATAATCAACTGAAAAcaatttcttctttattGGATCATAGAATTTAGAACCTTGTTTATTATATTCAGATATAACGCTTGGGGTGCCATCTATAGTGATAGGAATGCGATGTGCAATATTGTACTCCTGAAGCACGTCAATAATCGAAGCTTTATTTTTTCCGTCTGTAAGATCTAATAACGACTTATAAACTGATAATACCTCGCTTGGGGCAGCATCAAACATTAagtttttaataatttcatTGAATTTCGACATTTTACTAGCACAATTGACTAAGTTCGTGCTTCTTTGGTATGTTGTTAAGAATAAAAAGGGAAATGATCACGAAAAGCTGAAAGCTAATTTTTTGTATACATATCAAAAAGCGAAGGAAATATCCATTCTACGTACGATATTATGTATACATCATTAAAATGGGAATTTAGATAAATGGAGGTTGAATGTAACATACTAAGATCCCTTAGTTCTTTTCAGGATCATATTGATATTGATTTGGATATCCATCGGGTGTAGGAAAAGGTGGGCGGTTCTGCGTCGACGAGTCCGAACATTGAGGACCTGGCTGCTGAGGATTATTTACCTTAGGTCGACTGGGAAAATAATTGATGGAAGAATATGCCATATTTTGCAATGAATGTTGTTGTTGTGCATATGATTTGTCTTCACTTAAGGAGAGATGTTCCATTCTGTCGTAATATTGTTGCTTTTGGTTAATTTTTGGTGGAACCGTATTTGCAAACCCATTCGCCGCTTCATCCAACATGCGGTTGTAAGTAGATTCTGCATTTGCTAAGACCTCCCTCAATGATATTAAATCATCCTTTTTCTGCGCGTATTTACCTAACATTTTTGTAATTTTAGGTCTTAATGGAGTAACCTCAGAATAAAGCTCATTTACTTCTTGGTTCTGAGTTATGTCTGTATCATGCGAATGTTTTAAAGACTGCAGCAATTTATCAACCTTAGGCTTTTGCCTCAAAACTGCCTGCTCTTCTATTGCCTCAGTTGCTAGTTCTTCCGAAGAAGGTGCTGAGATTGGCGTCACATAATTTAATGGAAAAATACCTACCTTTCCCCGTAAGCTGCCCCTCCACCAATCTCTATATACCTGTTCAATTACTGTTATGATGTCCCCTTTGACAAATGATAGTTCTTCAGGTTCGCTAGCCTTTAAATCATATACCGCTCTTACCTTCCGGACCTGGTTAGGTTGGTGGGCTTGTTGCAGATGTAGGGGTGATCCAGAACTGTCCTCAATTTGGGAATGAGCCACGTTTTCTGTTCGAGAACGCTGTAATTCTTGTTGTTGTTCGTACTCTAGTAGAGATTGTTTTAAAGCCCTCTCGAGCTCTTCCTCTTCTGCTGCCTTAGAATACCTATCCATATCTTTCTTCTGTGGCACAGATGGGTCATTCATTAAATAGGGAAACTTCCTAGAAATCGTTGAGTTTAGGTCCGCCATAGCTTTCAACGAGGGATCATGTTTAAATGAGTCTGTGAGTTGCTCTACAACTTTAATAAGCTCTTGTTTTACTGTCATGTGAATATACTTACTTTGAGTTAAATTATAGAGTATTCCGGTAAAATGCTTCGATGCAATAGCCTGTTGTAATCTAGACCCACAATTCCCTGCTAAACATGTTATAAGTGACAAAGTTCGAAGAATAACATTTGCATCATTTTGCTTCAACCGCTCTTCGATCGCCTCCATAGCATACTTCCCTAGTTCCTCTGGATCATCCCTTACTAAATCACAAACATCTAGATGGTACTGCCAGTTATCTGCTCTTAGTTCACCAGCAGTGGCTGTCTTAACTGCGTTTTCAATTTTTCGTTTACTTACCATCTTTGTTAAAGTAATGGTATTTAAACTCAGTGTGCAACTGTGCAGCCTAATAACATTTCCTAAGACGTTTAGATGTAAAATGATGAACAGCGATTTGTATTCTGTTTGGTATATGTCACGTGAATAATTTGCTATCAATTTTTTTTACTAAAGGCTAAATTCTTTGATTTGAACTACATAGCGAGACTCCACTTGAAAAGGTACGTTTCTCTTCAGCAAAGTTAATTGCCGCGGACTCTAGGTTTTTAAGACTATAGCATCTTTTAAAAGGATCTAACGACTAAAAGACAATTTTGCTGTGGTTGGAAGCCGAATAACGCCATTACAAAACAAGTATAAAATCACAAGTACCTGAGATGATAGATGACTCCAATGTCCCCCAGGTGTCTCGGAGACGTAAGTCTTCTGTTGGCCATATAGCCTTGGGTGATACAAAAGTTCCTAGTTTATCTACCATGCCGGAAACCAAACAATCCAAGATGGCAGCTGAAGCGCGTTTACGGGCTCTATCTGGAGCTTCAAACAATGATACTGATGTTATCAATAAAATGTGGTTGGCTTATAGAGAATTAAACTACAGACATACCTGGTTGTCTCCATTCTTCATACTAGCTGCTGTTTACGGTTGCTATTTTGCATCAGGAAATAGGACTGCCTCTAATCCATTGCATATGTTTGTTGCAATTTCCTACCCTGTGGGAGATACCGGTATGTATGGTAAAGGTATTAAAGATTTGAGTTTTGTTTTGTTCTACATGATATTTTTTACATTTCTTCGTGAGTTTGTTATGGCGATGGTCTTATTGCCTTTGACCCGTTGGTTGGGAGTAACTGGTAAACATAGAGTAAACAGGATTATGGAACAAGGATACTCAACCTTTTATTATGGTCTTTCTGGTCCATTTGGGCTATACATTATGTACCATACTGATATGTGGTATTTTAAAACGGCTCCAATGTACGAAACATATCCCGATCTTACGAATAGCTACTTATGCAAGATATTTTACTTGTGCCAAGCAGCTTTCTGGGCTCAACAGGGATGTATTTTAGTTTTGCAAGTCGAAAAACCTCGTAAAGATTTCAAAGAATTGGTCTTTCACCATATTGTTACTTTAGCTATGATTTCGCTATCTTATATGTTCCATTTTACAAAAATTGGACTCCTCATCTACATTACAATGGATGTTTCTGATTTCTTCTTGGCATTATCCAAGATCTTTAATTACTTGAATTCGCCTTTGACTCCACCTTTCTTCATGATTTTTGTAAGTTCATGGATCTATTTGCGGCATTACACGAACATAAGGATTTTATGGTCAATATTAACTGAGTTTAGAACCGTTGGTAAATTTACTTTAAACTTCGCAACCCAGCAATACAAATGCTGGATATCTCTTCCCATAGTTTTTACTTTGCTATCTGCTTTACAATTAGTAAACCTTTATTGGTTATTTTTAATTATGCGAATCTTATGGCGTATGGTCACTCAGGGTGTTAGCAAAGACGACCGAAGCGATAGTGAATCcgatgatgacgatgatgagCCTGATAGTGAAAAGAAGAACCTATAGCATCTGGAAGAATGAAGAGCTCTTTAGCAACTGTAATTAGAAAACTTGTAATGTAATTTAAAGAATAATGTACTTCAAAAATCTGAATATCTGCAACTTTGAGCTTACGCAAAAGatgataaatatatacaaggtatatttatttataaCATTATATCTTTGCTAATTTGCATTTTTTTGGTCAAATTATCACTGTAGTAAATCAACTGTCTTACTTAGACGATTTTTCAAACCCTTTTGGCCGGCCTTAGCTAATACACTTACTAACAGGCTAACTGAGCGTAGCGAGTCGTCATTTCCAGGGATTGGGTATGTAACCATAGATGGTTCAGAGTCAGTATCAATAATTCCAATGGTAGGAACTCTAGTCTTCATTGCTTCCAACAACGCAATTCTGTTCTCTGTAGGATTCAGTACAACAAGTAAATCTGGTTTGACAATACTCACTGACTCTTCATCAGTTAATTTCCTACCGGTAGGATTACCATAGTAATCGACCTCATGTCTTTCCCAAATGCTAGAAATCTCTGTAGGATTAGTCAAAGTGCCGGGGATCCATCTAGAAGAAACGTAATAACCATTTAATCTTTCAGCAGCCTTTTGTATAACACGTTTCTGTCCTTCTCTTGTGCccaaaaataaaataatacCACCATTTTCGGCTACGCCTTCGATCACATGAGCAGCTCTTTTTAAGCATGAAAGAGTCTTGGTTAAGTCAATGAGGTGGATGTCCTTATACTCGCCATAAATAAATGGTTGTGTTGAAGGCCTCCATAGAGAGGTGGATTGTCCCAAGTGGACGCCTGCAGCCATTAACTTCTTGACGGAAACGTCTTCAACAGATGGAGGATGGAAAATATCATTGTGTGGAAAATAAACATTCTTAATATTAGCACCAAGTTTTGCAGTTGAAGATGCATGCTTCAATTGACGCACGAAAAGTTCTTGTTTTGAATATGGCTTTCCAACACCTGATGAAACAAGATACGGAAAAGACTTTTGTGAGCTGCTTTTACGTATCTTATCATCAAATATTAGATTCTTACCATCTTGCTTAGTAGAACTAGTATGGTTGGAGTAATTTCTAAGAAATGCTGTCAATTTTTcgtccaactgctgttcT
The Eremothecium sinecaudum strain ATCC 58844 chromosome II, complete sequence DNA segment above includes these coding regions:
- the HSE1 gene encoding ESCRT-0 subunit protein HSE1 (Syntenic homolog of Ashbya gossypii ABR008C; Syntenic homolog of Saccharomyces cerevisiae YHL002W (HSE1)); translation: MVSKRKIENAVKTATAGELRADNWQYHLDVCDLVRDDPEELGKYAMEAIEERLKQNDANVILRTLSLITCLAGNCGSRLQQAIASKHFTGILYNLTQSKYIHMTVKQELIKVVEQLTDSFKHDPSLKAMADLNSTISRKFPYLMNDPSVPQKKDMDRYSKAAEEEELERALKQSLLEYEQQQELQRSRTENVAHSQIEDSSGSPLHLQQAHQPNQVRKVRAVYDLKASEPEELSFVKGDIITVIEQVYRDWWRGSLRGKVGIFPLNYVTPISAPSSEELATEAIEEQAVLRQKPKVDKLLQSLKHSHDTDITQNQEVNELYSEVTPLRPKITKMLGKYAQKKDDLISLREVLANAESTYNRMLDEAANGFANTVPPKINQKQQYYDRMEHLSLSEDKSYAQQQHSLQNMAYSSINYFPSRPKVNNPQQPGPQCSDSSTQNRPPFPTPDGYPNQYQYDPEKN
- a CDS encoding TLC domain-containing protein (Syntenic homolog of Ashbya gossypii ABR009W; Syntenic homolog of Saccharomyces cerevisiae YHL003C (LAG1) and YKL008C (LAC1)) — encoded protein: MIDDSNVPQVSRRRKSSVGHIALGDTKVPSLSTMPETKQSKMAAEARLRALSGASNNDTDVINKMWLAYRELNYRHTWLSPFFILAAVYGCYFASGNRTASNPLHMFVAISYPVGDTGMYGKGIKDLSFVLFYMIFFTFLREFVMAMVLLPLTRWLGVTGKHRVNRIMEQGYSTFYYGLSGPFGLYIMYHTDMWYFKTAPMYETYPDLTNSYLCKIFYLCQAAFWAQQGCILVLQVEKPRKDFKELVFHHIVTLAMISLSYMFHFTKIGLLIYITMDVSDFFLALSKIFNYLNSPLTPPFFMIFVSSWIYLRHYTNIRILWSILTEFRTVGKFTLNFATQQYKCWISLPIVFTLLSALQLVNLYWLFLIMRILWRMVTQGVSKDDRSDSESDDDDDEPDSEKKNL
- the SFT1 gene encoding Sft1p (Syntenic homolog of Ashbya gossypii ABR006W; Syntenic homolog of Saccharomyces cerevisiae YKL006C-A (SFT1); 1-intron in Ashbya gossypii): MSDGRYSQVENSNNKRLDELVGKLSTFRNINMDIGRQAESDLSLVDSMHNSVGALFTNIKNSSMRLTRSISAGNNIWKAVGLSLLFFFIIYNIFKLF
- the MRP4 gene encoding mitochondrial 37S ribosomal protein uS2m (Syntenic homolog of Ashbya gossypii ABR010C; Syntenic homolog of Saccharomyces cerevisiae YHL004W (MRP4)) — translated: MSFKLSACEIVTKTLQCRGSRIRKFSSDAAGNPATEETGNELLVERRGEFNNQLLSIIKSLRTVPEELVGKMDGEPNGEIKEKEQQLDEKLTAFLRNYSNHTSSTKQDGKNLIFDDKIRKSSSQKSFPYLVSSGVGKPYSKQELFVRQLKHASSTAKLGANIKNVYFPHNDIFHPPSVEDVSVKKLMAAGVHLGQSTSLWRPSTQPFIYGEYKDIHLIDLTKTLSCLKRAAHVIEGVAENGGIILFLGTREGQKRVIQKAAERLNGYYVSSRWIPGTLTNPTEISSIWERHEVDYYGNPTGRKLTDEESVSIVKPDLLVVLNPTENRIALLEAMKTRVPTIGIIDTDSEPSMVTYPIPGNDDSLRSVSLLVSVLAKAGQKGLKNRLSKTVDLLQ
- the CAP1 gene encoding Cap1p (Syntenic homolog of Ashbya gossypii ABR007C; Syntenic homolog of Saccharomyces cerevisiae YKL007W (CAP1)) translates to MSKFNEIIKNLMFDAAPSEVLSVYKSLLDLTDGKNKASIIDVLQEYNIAHRIPITIDGTPSVISEYNKQGSKFYDPIKKKLFSVDYVEGNAMDIEPYDVDVPEEQMKVFEDIQQYLKSTFPAESACSVLSTGEEDNLAIIIVSMKFSPANFWSGYWKSEYIYNPRSKELKGKIDVSAHYYENGNVKFKFSESINEEAVKDIVTSIKRIETTFDTKLNVGFRKLNETQFSKLRRRLPVTRSKINWGKAIGNYRLGKDATKGSD